The following coding sequences are from one Spirochaetaceae bacterium window:
- the spoVG gene encoding septation regulator SpoVG, whose protein sequence is MNVTDIRVRNVSVTGKLKAYVTVTFDDAFVVHNVKVIEGKDGIFIAMPSRKTKKGDYKDVAHPISTDFRGHLQQLIISEYTKTEGQISANHYDDEL, encoded by the coding sequence ATGAATGTTACCGACATTAGGGTGCGTAATGTAAGTGTTACTGGTAAGTTAAAGGCTTATGTTACAGTAACTTTTGATGATGCTTTTGTGGTGCATAATGTTAAGGTTATAGAGGGTAAAGATGGTATTTTTATTGCTATGCCTAGCCGCAAAACTAAAAAAGGCGATTATAAAGATGTAGCGCACCCTATTAGTACCGATTTTAGGGGGCACTTGCAACAACTTATTATTTCGGAGTATACTAAAACAGAAGGGCAGATTAGTGCTAACCATTACGATGATGAGCTGTAA